Proteins encoded in a region of the Corynebacterium breve genome:
- a CDS encoding 3-hydroxyacyl-CoA dehydrogenase/enoyl-CoA hydratase family protein produces MQKAAVIGAGSMGSGIAALLASAGFDVILFDMDKEGAQRGIDLQAKRRGFYHADHIARVTPASTTEDIALVADCDWVIEAIFENLEAKHSLYQAVEPHLKDGAYLTSNTSTLPLQQLVQGVKNPERFAITHFFNPPKVMRLVEIVATNDDTAHALQTVIEQQLGKIALQCRDTAGFIANRVGCYWMATGVEAAREHNISYELADAAFGRPFGIPRTGIFGLMDYIGLQLVGPIWGSLEKTLPADDKLQDYAIGSDEFIQGLVERGLTGRTGDGGFYRGRDEVITDDYSYRPRKTPEDEALSHKHPRDVMNTDTPGGRFAKQVFLNTLAYCCEIAPQISDNVSLIDEGLKLGFGWKKGIFELADEVGHDWLIEAYGDNAPALVTAATQGFYPEEGKVVDTQGQIIEHPLREGVVTLSSLRRDGARTVLETAGGALHVLDNGVGILDLHTPLNSLSSDALAFLREAVASAGHNDIKALVIGNDEPRAFSAGADLPSMAAAAASGDTEAIEKLITDGSVTMRELRNAPVPIVGAVRGVALGGGGELLTACDRIVVHADAQIGFPERNVGLYPGWTGTVAMLERNKLAGHADFHQRAFDFVAKAEPAPNAFMARDVAAVRDEDVIIFSADHVLARAIEEAEKMADGYEPRPNTVLSLYTGGTPLDAGWPIEGTTENDHAIVARLAEQYTTEEGITELPFDEFCEREVDFVAPVLSWPANVERTAHMAKTRKPLRN; encoded by the coding sequence ATGCAGAAAGCAGCAGTTATTGGCGCCGGCTCCATGGGATCTGGCATCGCAGCACTACTCGCATCCGCGGGTTTTGATGTCATCTTGTTCGACATGGACAAAGAAGGTGCCCAGCGCGGTATCGACCTGCAGGCAAAGCGCCGCGGCTTTTACCACGCAGATCATATTGCACGCGTCACCCCAGCAAGCACCACCGAAGACATCGCGTTGGTCGCTGACTGCGACTGGGTCATCGAGGCAATCTTCGAGAACCTCGAAGCCAAGCACTCCCTCTACCAGGCAGTTGAGCCACACCTGAAGGATGGCGCTTACCTGACCTCCAACACCTCTACCCTGCCACTGCAGCAGCTGGTTCAGGGTGTGAAGAACCCAGAGCGCTTTGCCATCACCCACTTCTTCAACCCACCAAAGGTCATGCGCCTTGTCGAGATCGTTGCAACCAACGACGACACCGCTCACGCACTCCAAACCGTTATCGAACAGCAGCTGGGCAAGATCGCCCTGCAGTGCCGTGACACCGCCGGTTTCATCGCCAATCGTGTCGGCTGTTACTGGATGGCAACCGGCGTCGAGGCCGCTCGTGAGCACAACATCAGCTACGAGCTTGCCGACGCCGCCTTCGGTCGCCCGTTCGGTATCCCCCGTACCGGCATCTTCGGCTTGATGGACTACATCGGTCTGCAGCTGGTCGGCCCAATCTGGGGCAGCCTGGAAAAGACGCTGCCCGCAGACGACAAGCTGCAGGACTACGCGATTGGCTCCGACGAGTTCATTCAAGGCCTTGTTGAGCGCGGCTTAACTGGGCGTACCGGCGACGGCGGCTTCTACCGCGGCCGCGACGAGGTAATCACCGACGATTACTCCTACCGCCCACGAAAGACCCCGGAAGACGAGGCGCTTTCCCACAAGCACCCTCGCGATGTCATGAACACCGACACCCCTGGCGGACGCTTTGCCAAGCAGGTTTTCCTGAACACCCTCGCGTACTGCTGTGAGATCGCTCCGCAAATCTCCGACAACGTCAGCCTGATCGACGAAGGCCTCAAGCTCGGTTTCGGCTGGAAGAAGGGCATCTTCGAGCTTGCCGACGAGGTGGGCCACGATTGGCTGATCGAAGCCTACGGCGACAATGCTCCAGCTTTGGTCACCGCCGCTACCCAGGGCTTCTACCCTGAGGAAGGCAAGGTCGTAGACACCCAGGGCCAGATCATCGAGCACCCGCTGCGCGAAGGCGTTGTGACCCTGTCCAGCCTGCGCCGCGACGGTGCTCGCACAGTCCTCGAAACCGCTGGTGGCGCACTCCACGTCCTGGACAACGGCGTGGGCATCCTCGATCTGCACACCCCGCTCAACTCGCTTTCCTCCGACGCTCTGGCGTTCCTGCGCGAAGCTGTTGCCTCCGCCGGCCACAACGACATCAAGGCCCTAGTCATCGGCAACGACGAGCCACGCGCATTCAGCGCCGGCGCCGACCTGCCATCCATGGCGGCTGCGGCTGCATCTGGTGACACCGAGGCAATCGAGAAGCTCATCACCGACGGCTCGGTGACCATGCGTGAGCTTCGCAACGCACCTGTCCCTATTGTTGGCGCTGTCCGCGGTGTGGCCCTTGGCGGCGGTGGCGAGCTACTCACCGCGTGCGACCGGATCGTCGTTCACGCGGACGCACAGATCGGCTTCCCTGAGCGCAACGTTGGTCTTTACCCAGGCTGGACCGGCACTGTCGCAATGCTGGAGCGCAACAAGCTCGCTGGCCACGCTGACTTCCACCAGCGCGCCTTTGACTTCGTCGCAAAGGCAGAGCCTGCACCAAACGCCTTCATGGCGCGCGACGTTGCAGCCGTGCGCGACGAGGACGTCATCATCTTCTCCGCAGACCACGTGCTTGCCCGCGCGATCGAAGAGGCAGAGAAGATGGCAGATGGCTACGAACCGCGTCCTAATACCGTTCTGTCGCTCTACACCGGCGGTACCCCGCTGGATGCAGGTTGGCCGATCGAGGGCACTACGGAAAACGATCATGCAATCGTTGCTCGTCTGGCGGAGCAGTACACCACTGAAGAGGGCATCACCGAGCTGCCTTTCGACGAGTTCTGCGAGCGTGAGGTTGACTTCGTTGCCCCAGTACTAAGCTGGCCAGCCAACGTTGAGCGCACGGCTCACATGGCTAAGACCCGTAAGCCACTGCGCAACTAG
- a CDS encoding acyl-CoA dehydrogenase family protein — translation MSHNPFNNTIDFFGTFDDITAEDRAAWARAHSFRDVCLPVINEYWDKGEYPTDLVAELAKRDVLTDGLDVPGHDKMSAVGSGLVIAELARTDASMATAAAVQAGLAMRSIDFLGSQEQKDKYLGPMAKGELFGAFGLTEPDHGSDSIALETTAVRDGDEWVINGEKKWIGNGAAGGITVVFARMENGEVSAFVVPQETPGYEATVIRGKLALRAIHQAHIVLKDCRIPAENQLEGAQSFKDVARVLTATRTGVAWLALGSAMACYEIAADYAQKRVQFGRELAKSQIIQQRLTNMAVDLNQMMLMCRRAAALDEAGTLTGETASMTKLHNTRAARRIAAEARDMLGGVGILLENHVARHFADVEAMHTYEGTDTVQSLIIGRKITGFSAYNK, via the coding sequence ATGTCTCACAATCCATTCAACAATACAATTGACTTCTTCGGTACTTTTGACGACATCACCGCAGAAGATCGCGCTGCCTGGGCGCGCGCGCACAGCTTCCGCGATGTATGTCTGCCAGTAATCAACGAGTACTGGGACAAGGGTGAATACCCGACCGACCTTGTTGCAGAACTTGCAAAGCGCGACGTGCTCACCGACGGCCTCGACGTTCCTGGCCACGACAAGATGTCCGCCGTTGGCTCCGGCCTGGTCATCGCAGAACTCGCACGCACCGACGCTTCCATGGCAACCGCTGCGGCCGTCCAAGCCGGTCTGGCAATGCGCTCCATCGATTTCCTCGGCTCCCAGGAGCAGAAGGACAAGTACCTTGGCCCCATGGCAAAGGGCGAGCTGTTCGGCGCATTCGGTCTCACCGAGCCGGATCACGGTTCTGACTCCATCGCCTTGGAGACCACCGCAGTGCGCGATGGCGACGAGTGGGTCATCAACGGCGAGAAGAAGTGGATCGGCAACGGCGCAGCAGGCGGCATCACCGTGGTCTTCGCACGGATGGAAAACGGCGAGGTTTCCGCGTTCGTCGTCCCGCAGGAAACTCCTGGCTACGAAGCTACCGTGATCCGCGGCAAGCTCGCACTCCGCGCGATCCACCAGGCGCACATCGTGCTGAAGGACTGCCGCATCCCTGCAGAGAACCAGCTCGAAGGCGCACAGTCCTTCAAGGATGTTGCACGCGTCCTCACCGCAACCCGCACCGGCGTTGCCTGGCTCGCACTGGGCTCCGCGATGGCGTGCTACGAGATCGCAGCTGACTACGCTCAAAAGCGCGTCCAGTTCGGGCGCGAGCTGGCGAAGTCGCAGATCATCCAGCAGCGCCTGACCAACATGGCGGTGGACCTTAACCAGATGATGCTCATGTGCCGTCGCGCAGCAGCTCTCGACGAGGCGGGTACCCTCACCGGCGAGACCGCATCGATGACCAAGCTGCACAACACCCGTGCGGCTCGTCGAATCGCAGCAGAAGCTCGCGACATGCTCGGAGGAGTAGGCATCCTCTTGGAAAACCACGTTGCACGCCATTTCGCTGACGTTGAAGCGATGCACACCTACGAGGGCACCGACACCGTTCAGTCGCTCATCATCGGCCGTAAGATCACCGGCTTCTCTGCGTACAACAAGTAG
- a CDS encoding TetR/AcrR family transcriptional regulator has product MANIQRREQIAAAALTLFDQLGYHGTGMGDIAEAVGMRASSLYNHFGSKQELLAEVAISGMEEMLRANARSLAGVTAPQDKLATAMKTHVLFHTTRAQHARVVNTQIGNLEEPASNVVKQLRRDYVARWMSIVNEGTAAGIFHATDVKVACWALIDMGTGVSIWYAEGGKYTPEMLGDMYAEFALHQLGVTS; this is encoded by the coding sequence ATGGCCAACATCCAACGCCGTGAGCAGATCGCCGCAGCCGCACTTACCCTATTTGACCAGCTTGGATATCACGGAACAGGGATGGGCGACATCGCCGAAGCCGTGGGAATGCGAGCGTCGAGCCTGTATAACCACTTCGGGTCTAAACAGGAGCTCCTAGCCGAAGTGGCCATCTCCGGCATGGAAGAAATGCTGCGCGCGAACGCACGTTCATTAGCCGGAGTGACTGCACCGCAGGACAAATTGGCCACCGCCATGAAGACACACGTGCTTTTTCACACGACTCGCGCGCAGCACGCACGGGTAGTAAACACGCAGATTGGAAACCTGGAGGAACCGGCATCGAACGTGGTCAAGCAGCTGCGCCGGGATTATGTGGCGCGCTGGATGTCGATCGTGAACGAGGGCACAGCGGCAGGAATTTTCCACGCAACCGACGTCAAGGTAGCCTGCTGGGCGCTCATCGACATGGGAACGGGAGTGTCGATCTGGTACGCGGAAGGTGGCAAGTACACCCCGGAGATGCTCGGCGATATGTACGCGGAGTTTGCGCTCCATCAACTCGGGGTCACTTCATAG
- a CDS encoding 3-oxoacid CoA-transferase yields the protein MVNKVVTDTAVALEGMKDGDTIVMGGFGAVGSPLTLIRAIRDSDLTDLTVYSNNPGFDIGTGTIGIATLIEANKLRKFGGFYIGHNQILQSKMFSGEIEIDLIPQGTLAEKMRAGRAGIPAFFTASGVDTARSDGGLPQLYDEIGEVIKRSEPVEIHKFTRYGKTERYMLEESFAADFVLVRAWKADTEGNLVFRATGGNFNADAAGCGQVTVAEAEHVVPAGSLTPEEIDVPGIFVDRVLQLTPEQAEEKVIVFRTVRERGVEDAKPVDKGKLDKGWTRMQLAARAAKELHEGEYVNLGIGIPTATANFLPEDVHITLQSENGILKTGPYPYEDEIDPDTINAGKELVTILPGGSVFDSSTSFAMIRGGHIDTAVLGALEVSQNGDIANWAVPGQKMRGMGGAMDLVKGARRVIAVLEHTTAEKGESRVLKECTFPLTAKGVVQTIITTLGVFQVKESGLVRTELAPNVTEEDVAANTEADYTVRLG from the coding sequence ATGGTCAATAAAGTAGTCACCGACACCGCAGTAGCCCTCGAAGGAATGAAGGACGGCGACACGATCGTCATGGGTGGCTTCGGCGCCGTTGGCTCCCCTTTGACGCTGATTCGCGCAATCCGCGACAGCGATCTCACGGACTTGACTGTCTACTCCAACAACCCTGGCTTCGACATCGGGACTGGCACCATTGGCATCGCAACTCTGATCGAGGCGAACAAACTACGCAAATTCGGCGGCTTCTACATCGGCCACAACCAGATCCTGCAGTCCAAAATGTTCTCTGGAGAAATTGAGATCGACCTGATCCCCCAGGGCACCCTCGCCGAGAAAATGCGCGCCGGTCGCGCGGGCATCCCAGCCTTTTTCACCGCATCGGGAGTAGACACTGCTCGCTCCGACGGTGGTCTCCCCCAGCTTTACGACGAAATCGGCGAGGTGATCAAGCGCTCCGAACCAGTAGAGATCCACAAGTTCACCCGCTACGGCAAGACCGAACGCTACATGTTGGAGGAGTCCTTCGCCGCAGATTTCGTCCTGGTGCGCGCATGGAAGGCGGACACCGAGGGAAACCTTGTCTTCCGCGCGACGGGCGGAAACTTCAATGCAGACGCAGCAGGCTGTGGCCAAGTCACCGTGGCCGAGGCGGAACATGTGGTCCCCGCCGGCTCGCTCACCCCAGAAGAGATCGATGTCCCAGGTATCTTCGTCGATCGCGTTTTGCAGCTGACCCCAGAACAGGCGGAAGAGAAAGTCATCGTATTTCGCACCGTGCGCGAACGTGGCGTGGAAGATGCCAAGCCTGTGGACAAGGGGAAGCTGGACAAGGGTTGGACCCGCATGCAGCTGGCCGCCCGAGCGGCGAAAGAACTCCACGAGGGCGAATACGTCAACCTCGGTATCGGCATCCCGACCGCCACGGCAAACTTCCTACCGGAAGACGTGCATATCACTCTGCAATCCGAAAACGGCATCCTCAAGACTGGGCCTTACCCGTACGAGGATGAAATCGATCCCGATACCATCAACGCAGGCAAGGAGCTTGTCACGATTTTGCCGGGCGGATCGGTGTTTGATTCGTCGACAAGCTTTGCGATGATCCGCGGCGGCCACATCGATACTGCGGTGCTGGGAGCGCTGGAGGTCTCGCAAAACGGTGATATTGCCAACTGGGCGGTGCCGGGGCAGAAGATGCGGGGCATGGGCGGCGCGATGGACCTGGTGAAGGGAGCGCGCCGCGTCATTGCTGTGCTGGAACATACGACTGCCGAAAAGGGTGAGTCGCGCGTTCTCAAGGAGTGCACGTTCCCGCTGACGGCGAAGGGAGTCGTGCAGACCATCATCACCACCCTCGGCGTTTTCCAGGTGAAAGAGTCCGGGCTGGTGCGCACCGAGCTGGCACCGAACGTGACTGAGGAAGACGTGGCCGCAAACACCGAGGCCGACTACACCGTACGCCTCGGTTAG
- a CDS encoding gluconokinase, which yields MTDDKPKKIPTMSIHLGESSGPYVLALDVGSTASRGGLYDVTGCPVKGSKQRISHEFTTAQDGTSEIDPDQVAEECREIVSAIVDFAAENALQIKGVCFDSFASSFLLVDDSGAALTSCATYADSRCAPYVAEVESLIDPDAYHQRTGVRVHTSYQPARFLWAQSDFPEKWDAAAKVMTIGEYVYLKLADIEGLAVSTGAWCGIVNAHTGELDGEVLEACNVPESMIAPLHFPDEPAYPAQTEWEALNGVPWFHGIPDGWPSNVGPGAIDPTTIAVAAATSGAMRVILPEAPETIPSGLWCYRVARDQVILGGALNDVGRAVSWLERVVTPVDSGELAEVLAGATSEHAPVVLPFFSGERATGWAADAKASLVGITDDTTPLDLWRGLIEGLAVSYERVYEQLDLAGAQPERIIASGRVTTDHPQWLNVLADALGCEVIPLAMKRATLRGTALITLDVIAPGIQRATPPFGEPMTPNPAHADYFDRLRTRFDELYSELVAAN from the coding sequence ATGACGGACGACAAGCCAAAGAAGATCCCCACCATGTCCATTCATCTCGGAGAATCCTCGGGGCCGTACGTGCTCGCCTTGGACGTCGGCTCCACCGCCTCGCGAGGCGGCCTATACGATGTCACCGGCTGCCCAGTCAAGGGCTCCAAGCAGCGCATTTCACACGAATTCACCACCGCCCAAGACGGCACCAGCGAGATCGATCCCGACCAAGTTGCCGAGGAATGCCGTGAAATCGTCAGCGCGATCGTCGACTTCGCCGCCGAGAACGCCCTCCAGATCAAGGGCGTGTGCTTCGATTCCTTCGCCTCCTCATTCTTGCTTGTCGACGACTCCGGCGCCGCTCTCACCTCCTGCGCCACCTACGCCGACTCGCGTTGTGCCCCGTATGTCGCCGAGGTGGAATCGCTCATCGACCCAGATGCCTACCACCAGCGCACCGGCGTACGCGTGCACACCTCCTACCAGCCCGCGCGATTCCTCTGGGCGCAGTCCGATTTCCCCGAGAAGTGGGATGCCGCTGCCAAAGTCATGACGATCGGGGAGTACGTCTACCTCAAGCTGGCCGACATCGAAGGCCTAGCCGTCTCTACCGGAGCGTGGTGCGGCATCGTCAACGCCCACACCGGCGAGCTCGACGGGGAAGTGTTGGAAGCCTGCAACGTCCCCGAATCCATGATCGCCCCGCTGCACTTTCCCGACGAGCCCGCCTACCCGGCCCAAACCGAGTGGGAAGCGCTCAATGGCGTTCCGTGGTTTCACGGCATCCCGGATGGGTGGCCGTCCAATGTCGGCCCTGGCGCCATCGACCCGACCACCATCGCAGTGGCCGCCGCGACATCGGGGGCGATGCGCGTGATCCTGCCCGAGGCTCCTGAGACGATTCCATCCGGCCTGTGGTGCTACCGCGTGGCCCGCGACCAGGTGATTCTGGGGGGAGCTCTCAACGACGTTGGCCGCGCTGTTTCCTGGCTAGAGCGCGTCGTGACACCAGTGGACTCTGGCGAATTAGCCGAAGTCCTCGCCGGTGCCACCTCCGAGCATGCCCCAGTGGTCCTGCCGTTTTTCTCCGGCGAACGCGCCACCGGGTGGGCCGCCGATGCCAAGGCCTCGCTCGTGGGCATTACCGACGACACCACCCCGCTCGACTTGTGGCGTGGCCTAATCGAAGGTCTCGCCGTGTCCTACGAGCGGGTCTACGAACAGCTCGATCTCGCGGGCGCCCAACCAGAGCGCATCATTGCCTCAGGCCGAGTGACCACCGATCACCCTCAGTGGCTCAACGTGTTGGCAGATGCGCTGGGCTGCGAGGTGATTCCGCTGGCGATGAAGCGTGCCACCCTGCGCGGCACCGCGTTAATCACGCTCGATGTCATCGCGCCGGGAATCCAGCGCGCGACTCCGCCATTCGGTGAACCGATGACCCCCAACCCGGCACACGCGGACTATTTCGACCGGCTGCGCACGCGTTTCGACGAGCTCTACAGCGAACTCGTTGCCGCAAACTAA
- a CDS encoding IS1096 element passenger TnpR family protein codes for MIVSLLITVEGSKPEMSRLINVDDSTDLGELSNVIEAAFGFSGMATHMYMDATGPTRHVYAPTPSAGELNERTVSVAEIGRTTYVYDSAANWNMAIEPLGHSEIDGPTPLLVDAQGPDVVEACGGPTMMTRFHHEARRLTAGLVPDMEVAPLLLSFLPVMSPERILQRLTHADHITISERIAYIAEEMQIDAASRVPDDPRAPLLADEFDRFLESRPDLQQILSLDPNPEHNPTLVAAIAEFFSENLIEDDGPDPMEHNITVLLDYAAEGLSLTESGQLRPHDVRLIADEMGIAMDPANSTEQPRESAVGPLHALRRVLTSAGLIQEQAQQVRLSPLGQVLVDDSPALVSHLANELPRAFDDAEWPRVLIWLAGTTGTRTPCSSLMTLENPEHATDVFVGLGVLQPTNGHAMTGAGQRFLAQLLERHADEV; via the coding sequence ATGATCGTTTCGTTGCTGATTACCGTGGAGGGCTCCAAGCCTGAAATGTCGCGGTTGATTAATGTGGACGACTCGACTGATCTAGGGGAACTTTCGAATGTCATCGAGGCCGCCTTTGGTTTTTCGGGTATGGCCACACATATGTATATGGACGCCACGGGCCCAACCCGCCACGTCTACGCTCCGACACCCAGTGCCGGCGAGCTGAACGAGCGCACCGTTAGTGTCGCAGAGATCGGCCGCACCACCTACGTGTACGATTCCGCCGCGAACTGGAATATGGCGATTGAGCCACTGGGACATTCCGAAATTGATGGGCCTACCCCATTGCTTGTCGACGCCCAAGGCCCCGACGTGGTCGAAGCCTGCGGTGGCCCCACCATGATGACCCGCTTCCACCACGAAGCCCGCCGCCTCACCGCCGGACTGGTGCCGGACATGGAGGTCGCCCCCCTGCTACTTAGCTTCCTGCCGGTCATGAGCCCCGAGCGCATCCTCCAGCGCCTGACCCACGCCGATCACATCACGATCTCCGAGCGCATCGCCTACATCGCCGAGGAGATGCAGATCGACGCCGCCTCACGTGTGCCAGATGACCCCCGCGCCCCATTGCTTGCCGACGAGTTCGATCGCTTCCTCGAAAGCCGTCCCGACCTGCAGCAAATCCTCTCCTTGGACCCAAATCCAGAGCACAACCCGACACTAGTCGCTGCCATCGCAGAGTTCTTCTCAGAGAACCTCATCGAGGACGATGGCCCGGATCCGATGGAGCATAACATCACCGTGCTGCTGGACTACGCCGCCGAGGGCCTGTCCCTGACCGAGAGCGGCCAACTTCGCCCCCACGACGTGCGCTTGATCGCCGACGAGATGGGCATCGCGATGGACCCTGCGAACAGCACTGAGCAACCCCGCGAGTCCGCCGTGGGTCCGTTGCATGCACTGCGCCGGGTGTTAACCTCGGCCGGATTGATCCAGGAGCAGGCACAACAGGTCCGCCTCTCCCCTTTGGGCCAAGTGCTTGTCGACGACTCCCCCGCCCTCGTATCCCACTTGGCCAATGAACTGCCCCGAGCTTTCGACGATGCCGAATGGCCGCGGGTCTTGATCTGGCTCGCCGGCACGACTGGCACGCGAACCCCTTGTTCGTCGCTGATGACGCTGGAAAATCCCGAGCACGCCACCGATGTATTTGTGGGGCTTGGCGTTTTGCAGCCGACCAACGGGCATGCCATGACAGGCGCTGGCCAGCGGTTTTTGGCGCAGCTGCTAGAGCGTCACGCTGACGAGGTATAA
- a CDS encoding DUF202 domain-containing protein produces MTIPVSDPGLQPERTSLSWQRTALAMLVCSATLLRWSGHYPGVVFGAIGLLAVLSLVITVTQRKRYAREAQGLAEEVVPPNVNAVLAMTIAMTTLGAIGLYLVSVTL; encoded by the coding sequence GTGACGATCCCCGTCTCCGACCCTGGTCTACAGCCGGAACGCACGAGTCTCTCCTGGCAACGCACGGCGCTGGCCATGCTTGTGTGTTCGGCTACCCTCCTGCGCTGGTCAGGGCACTATCCCGGGGTCGTGTTCGGTGCGATCGGGCTGCTTGCCGTGCTCTCCCTTGTTATCACTGTGACCCAGCGAAAGCGGTATGCCCGAGAAGCCCAGGGACTCGCTGAAGAAGTGGTTCCGCCCAACGTCAACGCGGTGCTTGCCATGACCATTGCGATGACCACGCTCGGTGCGATCGGGTTATACCTCGTCAGCGTGACGCTCTAG
- a CDS encoding YidH family protein encodes MSDHRSPLARAFFPDGDEPDPRFTLANERTFLAWTRTSLAFLAGGIALEAFEIPSIEPALRHTAALIIIILGMFVALGSAVRWVRVERALRHGRPLPVPAIAPILGVGIVGGSLVMIGSLL; translated from the coding sequence ATGAGTGATCATAGAAGCCCGCTCGCCCGAGCGTTCTTCCCCGACGGCGACGAACCCGACCCGCGCTTCACCCTGGCGAACGAACGCACCTTCCTCGCTTGGACGCGCACGTCGCTGGCCTTTCTCGCCGGTGGCATCGCGCTCGAAGCCTTCGAGATTCCGTCCATCGAGCCGGCTTTGCGCCACACCGCCGCGTTGATCATCATCATCTTGGGCATGTTCGTGGCCCTCGGCTCCGCGGTTCGCTGGGTACGTGTTGAACGCGCGCTTCGCCATGGAAGGCCCCTGCCGGTTCCAGCGATCGCACCCATACTCGGAGTGGGAATCGTCGGCGGTTCGTTAGTCATGATCGGCAGCCTTCTGTGA
- a CDS encoding VanZ family protein, translating into MESQQSQRLPRIATALTAVAILCFTMLKAHVSLPGVWRAESYQHRELRPYPLQEFIDPIVWWAPLLNVIGNTALFIPVGFLAVTLASPRRPLFTAATTGFVASLAIEIAQYALAVGYSDIDDLIFNTLGALIGGLAATRLHNPKAFIWLIIVAATATIAPFVYALFA; encoded by the coding sequence ATGGAATCGCAGCAATCGCAGAGACTGCCCCGCATCGCCACCGCACTCACCGCGGTGGCGATCCTCTGCTTCACCATGCTCAAAGCGCATGTCTCCCTCCCCGGCGTATGGCGTGCCGAATCCTATCAGCACCGCGAGCTGCGACCCTATCCCCTGCAGGAATTCATCGATCCCATCGTGTGGTGGGCGCCGCTGCTCAACGTCATCGGCAACACCGCTCTCTTCATCCCGGTCGGCTTCCTAGCCGTCACGCTTGCCTCGCCCCGTCGCCCACTTTTCACCGCGGCCACCACGGGTTTCGTCGCGAGCCTTGCGATCGAAATCGCCCAGTACGCGCTGGCCGTGGGCTATTCAGACATCGACGATCTCATCTTTAATACCCTCGGTGCCCTCATCGGTGGCCTCGCCGCGACCCGCCTGCACAACCCCAAAGCCTTCATCTGGCTGATCATCGTCGCTGCCACAGCCACCATCGCGCCGTTTGTCTACGCACTTTTTGCTTAA
- a CDS encoding acryloyl-CoA reductase: MTSTLLVTENGPTITPTTDEFAGEGNTLIDLSHSSVNFKDGMALAGDRGVVRSLPLVPGIDAVGLVVESPTLLPGTLVTVNGHGIGERRHGGYTPQMRIDDSMITPVPERFDAWTAAAIGTAGFTAALSVLGLGAVEGDVLVTGPTGGVGSIAVQLLAAKGYRVVAATGRVDEHGDYLRELGAADVIDRAELAEPGRPLQKARFGGVVDTVGSVPLANALAQVSWGGTVTACGMAAGADLPASVLPFILRGVNLVGINSVDAPYELRSDAWALLSDSLDLDALRSLTTTVDLEGAIKVGESLLAGTHKGRTVVEL, from the coding sequence ATGACTTCCACCCTGTTAGTTACCGAAAACGGTCCAACCATCACCCCAACGACCGACGAGTTCGCAGGCGAGGGCAACACGCTTATCGACCTCTCGCACTCCTCGGTCAACTTCAAAGACGGAATGGCATTGGCCGGCGATCGCGGAGTTGTCCGCTCGCTGCCACTGGTGCCCGGCATTGACGCCGTCGGCCTTGTCGTCGAATCACCAACGCTCTTACCTGGCACTTTGGTCACCGTCAACGGCCACGGAATCGGGGAGCGTCGCCATGGTGGGTACACCCCACAAATGCGTATCGACGACTCCATGATCACCCCGGTACCCGAACGCTTCGATGCGTGGACCGCGGCTGCCATTGGCACCGCTGGTTTTACCGCAGCGCTGTCCGTCCTCGGCCTGGGCGCCGTCGAAGGCGACGTCCTGGTCACCGGGCCGACCGGGGGAGTAGGCTCCATCGCCGTGCAGCTGCTTGCCGCGAAAGGCTACCGCGTGGTCGCTGCCACTGGGCGTGTCGACGAGCACGGCGACTACCTGCGCGAACTCGGCGCCGCTGACGTCATCGACCGAGCCGAACTCGCCGAACCTGGTCGCCCGCTACAAAAAGCGCGGTTCGGCGGCGTCGTGGACACTGTTGGCTCCGTTCCGCTGGCGAACGCGTTGGCGCAGGTCAGCTGGGGCGGCACAGTGACGGCGTGTGGCATGGCTGCGGGTGCCGACCTGCCAGCCAGCGTCCTCCCATTCATCCTGCGCGGTGTGAACCTAGTCGGCATCAACTCCGTCGATGCACCATACGAACTGCGCTCGGACGCTTGGGCGTTGCTCTCCGATTCCCTCGATCTGGACGCCCTACGCAGTCTGACCACCACCGTTGACCTCGAAGGCGCCATCAAGGTGGGCGAGAGTTTGCTAGCCGGTACGCACAAGGGTCGCACCGTGGTAGAACTCTAA